A single region of the Drosophila takahashii strain IR98-3 E-12201 chromosome 2R, DtakHiC1v2, whole genome shotgun sequence genome encodes:
- the LOC108068373 gene encoding integrin alpha-PS3-like: MCRLKFVVFLALVYQIKAFNISPRPSVVINYPLNSNLSSSERRSSYFGYSVVIRNTSIIVGAPRAESTEDSQKEIDEPGAIYKCLLTSGACKPYILDAQGNINNYRNTCLTNNFERKGSQWLGGSMDGGTRDTDKLIVCAPRFRAESGEDYHMIGVCYWVQNTRSDLETPDHVTRISPLRMKAKQVIEEDIDKGTKGSFLYIQGEMGLSAHVTDDNSRFLIGAPGIDNWKGSVILDYPEDNSSVNHLTVQNYTTNCLWEHNKTIVPEPQSWNQTEDSYFGYAVSSGYFDSSNPSTLLYVATAPQANLQSGEAYIFSLDDNGKTIHKLHRFRGQQFGEYFGYSILAEDLNGDGMTDVIISAPQYAPQDEDSYDSGAIYVFINKGSFNFEQTIIHSPVGSEGRFGTTLSRLGDINLDGFNDVAVGAPFAGNGSVLIYLGGEHGLEDSPSQRLDAPLHSPSYYGADMFGHGLSRGSDIDSNGFNDFVIGAPNAEVSYLYKAYPVVKVIATINSESREIKASRENLNITACYRLDTKAKKMQQQDLNIRITIDTQLQRFKFFKNQTEVNFTATAGLENSCKSFEVQVLYNEKDLFTPIDLEMHYELTETVSDKEEFCEACAVVNPKDPKVSTQKLIFSTDCASDICVADLHLRSKNVSPTYILGSADTLRLNYEITNSGETAYLPQFNVTSTSRLAFAQVPGNCKVFEAVMVCDLNNGRSLANGDSDSVTISFEDSQFSGQSLVIQAEVFSTGFEKNPTDNILTSEISFKEFTDIDATGGPINDQVVLKKEPYTAEIINNYEIKSHGPSIIKELAVSLYIPVYYKAADSISAIPIIHISSLKMQANYGSQTLPIQLFDQNNTTLSTTRKQRDVDRLNAHQEHNSSISDLQTDEEESLPIENTIVLNCLDNKQTICVRAEFRLKFIPETPINLSLSFNVDLSQVEDSWEYFVIQTNLGLLKKGDPRSSSFKLNKKIKSNVIGKVITLAIWKIILSVIGGLLLLAALTYGLYKSGFFKRAKKEELKEYKRDISRKSIEELNEIEELEENNMVEFLEEVSI, from the exons ATGTGTCGCCTCAAATTCGTTGTCTTTCTGGCTTTGGTTTACCAAATCAAAGCTTTCAATATTTCGCCGCGTCCGAGCGTAGTGATAAATTATCCgttaaattccaatttaagtAGTTCCGAGAGGCGAAGCTCATATTTTGGATATTCTGTCGTAATTCGCAATACCAG CATCATAGTGGGAGCTCCCCGAGCTGAATCAACCGAGGATTCGCAGAAGGAAATCGACGAGCCGGGGGCGATCTACAAGTGCCTTCTGACCAGCGGTGCCTGCAAGCCGTATATCCTAGACGCTCAAGGCAATATTAATAACTACAGAAATACGTGCCTCACCAACAACTTCGAGCGCAAGGGCTCTCAATGGCTGGGAGGATCAATGGACGGAGGAACAAGGGATACTGACAAGTTGATCGTGTGTGCTCCTCGATTTCGAGCAGAAAGCGGTGAAGATTATCACATGATTGGAGTATGCTACTGGGTACAGAACACAAGGAGTGATCTCGAGACTCCCGATCACGTCACTCGTATTTCTCCACTCCGCATGAAAGCGAAGCAGGTCATCGAGGAGGATATTGATAAGGGCACAAAGGGAAGTTTCCTTTACATACAAGGCGAAATGGGACTAAGTGCCCATGTGACGGACGATAACTCCAGATTTCTGATCGGAGCCCCAGGTATTGACAACTGGAAAGGATCGGTGATCCTTGACTATCCTGAGGACAATTCGTCAGTAAATCACCTAACAGTTCAGAACTATACAACCAATTGTCTTTGGGAGCACAATAAAACGATAGTCCCAGAGCCACAAAGTTGGAACCAGACCGAGGACTCATACTTTGGCTATGCCGTGAGCTCCGGCTATTTTGACAGCTCCAATCCATCTACACTGCTCTACGTGGCCACTGCTCCTCAGGCCAATCTGCAGTCCGGCGAGGCCTACATTTTTAGCTTGGACGATAATGGAAAAACCATACACAAGTTGCACCGCTTCCGTGGCCAACAATTTGGCGAATACTTCGGCTATTCCATTTTAGCGGAGGATCTGAATGGAGACGGAATGACAGACGTCATCATTTCAGCCCCGCAGTACGCTCCGCAGGATGAGGACTCCTACGACAGCGGCGCAATCTATGTGTTTATTAACAAAGGCTCT TTTAACTTTGAGCAGACTATTATTCATTCGCCAGTGGGCAGTGAGGGTCGATTCGGAACAACTCTATCGCGACTAGGCGATATCAATTTAGATGGATTCAATG ACGTGGCCGTGGGAGCTCCCTTTGCCGGAAACGGGTCGGTACTCATTTACCTGGGCGGCGAACATGGATTGGAAGATTCTCCGAGCCAGCGACTGGATGCTCCTTTGCATTCACCTTCTTATTACGGAGCTGACATGTTTGGCCATGGCTTATCCCGCGGATCCGATATAGATAGTAACGGATTCAACGATTTCGTTATTGGAGCACCGAATGCGGAAGTCTCTTATCTGTACAAGGCCTATCCAGTTGTAAAAGTAATTGCAACAATTAATTCGGAATCTCGGGAGATCAAAGCGAGTAGGGAAAATTTGAACATCACTGCCTGTTACAGACTGGATACCAAGGCAAAGAAAATGCAGCAGCAGGATCTAAACATCCGGATTACTATAGACACACAGCTGCAGAGGTTTAAATTCTTCAAAAACCAGACAGAGGTGAACTTCACGGCAACTGCGGGTCTGGAAAACAGTTGCAAAAGCTTTGAGGTTCAGGTTCTTTACAACGAAAAGGACTTATTTACGCCCATCGATTTGGAGATGCACTATGAACTCACAGAGACGGTTTCCGATAAGGAGG AGTTTTGCGAAGCCTGCGCGGTTGTTAATCCCAAAGATCCAAAGGTTTCTACGCAGAAATTAATCTTCAGCACGGATTGTGCCTCTGATATTTGTGTTGCTGACTTGCATTTAAGGAGCAAGAACGTGag TCCCACTTATATTTTGGGAAGTGCCGATACGCTCCGTTTGAATTACGAGATCACCAACAGTGGAGAGACCGCCTACCTGCCCCAGTTCAACGTGACCAGCACTTCGCGACTGGCTTTCGCCCAGGTCCCTGGAAACTGCAAGGTCTTCGAGGCAGTCATGGTGTGCGACCTGAACAATGGACGATCTCTGGCCAACGGTGACAGCGATTCGGTGACCATCAGCTTTGAGGACAGCCAATTCAGCGGACAGTCGCTAGTCATCCAGGCAGAAGTATTCAGCACTGGCTTCGAAAAGAATCCCACGGACAACATTCTGACGAGTGAGATAAGTTTCAAGGAGTTCACCGATATCGATGCCACCGG CGGTCCGATCAACGATCAAGTTGTTCTCAAAAAGGAGCCTTACACCGCGGAAATCATCAACAATTACGAGATCAAAAGCCACGGCCCCAGTATTATCAAGGAGTTAGCGGTGTCCCTTTACATTCCCGTTTACTATAAAGCTGCTGATTCCATATCAGCCATACCCATCATACACATATCCAGCCTAAAGATGCAGGCCAATTATGGTTCTCAGACGTTGCCCATACAACTCTTCGACCAGAATAACACCACCTTATCCACAACCCGAAAGCAAAGGGATGTCGATCGTCTGAATGCCCATCAAGAGCACAATTCTAGCATATCCGATCTCCAGACCGACGAAGAGGAAAGTCTACCGATAGAAAACACCATTGTTCTAAACTGTCTGGATAACAAACAGACGATATGCGTGCGAGCTGAATTTCGACTCAAATTTATTCCGGAAACGCCAATAAACCTAAGCTTAAGCTTCAATGTGGATCTGAGCCAGGTGGAGGATTCCTGGGAGTACTTCGTCATCCAGACCAATCTGGGACTGCTCAAGAAGGGGGATCCCAGATCTAGTTCGTTCAAGCTTAACAAGAAGATCAAATCGAATGTAATAGgcaaggtcattacgttggcCATCTGGAAAATAATATTGTCCGTGATTGGAGGATTGTTACTGCTCGCTGCTTTAACGTATGGTCTTTACAAG TCTGGGTTCTTCAAACGCGCCAAGAAGGAAGAACTAAAAGAGTATAAAAGAGATATATCTCGAAAGAGTATTGAGGAGCTAAATGAAATTGAGGAGTTGGAGGAGAATAACATGGTCGAGTTTCTAGAGGAAGTTTCCATCTAA